One segment of Dromaius novaehollandiae isolate bDroNov1 chromosome Z, bDroNov1.hap1, whole genome shotgun sequence DNA contains the following:
- the LOC135325106 gene encoding annexin A1-like: MAMVAEFLKQAWFMDNQEQECIKSSKGGSPVHSYPNFNPSADAAALDKAITVKGVDEATIIDILTKRSNAQRQQIKDAYQQLKGKSLEEALKKVLKSHLEDVVVALLKTPAQFDAEELRASMKGLGTDEDTLIEIMASRSNKEIREASRYYKEVLKRDLTQDIISDTSGDFQKALVTLAKADRSEDPHVNDELADNDARALYEAGEKRKGTDVNVFVTVLTARSYPHLRRVFQKYRKYSQHDMNKVLDLELKGDIENCLTALVKCATSKPAFFAEKLHLAMKGSGTRHKALIRIMVSRSEVDMNEIKGYYKRLYGISLRQAIMDELKGDYENILVALCGSDN; the protein is encoded by the exons ATGGCTATGGTAGCAGAATTTCTGAAGCAGGCATGGTTCATGGACAATCAGGAGCAGGAATGTATT aagaGTTCAAAAGGCGGCTCACCAGTCCATTCGTACCCTAACTTCAATCCATCAGctgatgctgctgctttggacaAAGCTATTACCGTAAAGG GTGTGGATGAAGCCACCATCATTGATATCTTGACTAAAAGATCAAATGCCCAGCGCCAGCAGATCAAAGATGCCTATCAGCAGCTGAAAGGAAAG AGTCTGGAAGAAGCCttgaaaaaagttctgaaaagtcACCTGGAAGATGTTGTTGTGGCTTTGCTGAAAACTCCAGCTCAGTTTGATGCTGAAGAATTAAGGGCCTCTATGAAG GGGCTTGGAACTGATGAGGATACCTTAATTGAGATTATGGCCTCAAGAAGCAACAAAGAGATCAGAGAAGCCAGCAGATACTACAAAGAAG TGCTGAAGAGAGATCTGACACAAGACATTATCTCTGACACATCTGGAGACTTTCAGAAGGCTTTGGTTACTCTAGCCAAG gCTGACCGAAGTGAAGATCCTCATGTGAATGATGAGCTTGCTGACAACGATGCCAGG GCCTTATATGaagctggagagaaaagaaagggaacTGATGTTAATGTGTTTGTTACTGTTCTCACGGCAAGAAGCTACCCCCATCTTCGAAGGG TCTTTCAGAAGTACAGAAAATACAGCCAGCATGACATGAACAAGGTACTGGACTTGGAGCTGAAGGGTGATATTGAGAACTGCCTTACTGCCCTCG TGAAGTGTGCCACGAGCAAGCCAGCTTTCTTTgctgaaaaactccacttggcAATGAAG gGCTCTGGGACACGGCACAAAGCGCTCATCAGGATCATGGTTTCACGCTCTGAGGTGGACATGAATGAGATCAAAGGCTACTACAAGAGACTGTACGGCATCTCTCTCCGCCAAGCCATTATG GATGAACTCAAAGGAGATTATGAAAACATCCTCGTGGCACTATGTGGAAGTGATAACTAA